TTCACCGCCGATTACTGCATGCATCCCGAAGGCGGTTGCGCCCAGCTGGCCAAGTTCGAAGGGGTGAGCAGCGTCGACATCGTCGACGACCTGACCGTGAAGGTCACGTTCTCCGAACCCAAGCCGGTGCCCTACGGCCCGTTCATGGGCGGCCAGTCCCCGATCATCCAGGCCGCGCAATTCGCAGACTGCCTGGGCCCCAAGGCCCCGGAATGCACCGAGGCCAACTTCAACCCGATCGGCACCGGCCCGTTCGTGGTCGACGAATTCAAGCCCAATGACGTGATTACCATGTCCGCCAACCCCAACTACCGGGACCCGGACAAGCCCGCCTTTGCGACGCTGACCTTCAAGGGCGGCGGCGATGCGACGGCGGCGGGGCGCGCGGTGATGGAAACCGGCGAATATGACTATGCCTGGAACCTGCAGCTTGCCCCCGAGGTGATCGCCAAGATGGCCGAAGCGGGCCGCGGCACGCCGATCGCCGCCTTCGGCACGCTGGTCGAGCGGATCGAGCTCAACCTGACCAACCCCTCGCCGGACCTGCCCGAGGGTGAACGGTCCACGGCCAAGGCACCGCACCCGTTCCTGTCCGACCTGAAGGTGCGCAAGGCTTTGTCGATGGCGATCGACCGCGAATTGCTGGTGGAAATCGGCTATGGCCAGGCCGGCCGGCCGACCTGCAATGTGGTGCCCGCGCCCGAGCTCTATGCCAGCGACAATACCGACTGCATCGGCCAGGACATCGCCGGCGCCAACGCGCTGCTGGATGAGGCCGGCGTCGTCGATACCGACGGTGACGGCATCCGCGAGAAGGATGGCGTTCCGCTGAAGATCCTCTACCAGACCTCGACCAATGCCGTGCGCCAGGATTTCCAGGCGCTGATCAAGCAGTGGTGGAGCGAGATCGGCGTCGAAACCGAACTGCGCAACATTTCGGGTTCGGTCTTCTTCGGTGGCGATCCGGGCAGCCCGGATACGTTCCAGCGGTTCTATGCCGATGTCGAGATGTATGCCAACAACTTCGACGGCACCGATCCCGAAAGCTATCTGGCGCAGCGCACCTGCGACAAGTTCCCCAGCCCCGATACCCAGTGGCAGGGCGAGAACATCAACCGCTATTGCGATCCCGCCTATGACGAGTTGGTGGCCGAACTCGGCCGCACGGGCGAGCTGGAGAAGCGCGGCGAAATCGCCAAGAAGCTGAACGACATGCTGACCAAGGACAGCTACAGCATGTTGCCGCTCGTGGATCGCGGCCGGGTTTCGGCCCATTCCAACACGCTTGGCGGCGTGATCCTGAACGTGTGGGACAGCGAATTGTGGAACGCGGCGGACTGGTACCGCCTCGAAGGTTCGTAACCTCTGGCCCTGTCCCGGTCACCCGTTGGCCGGGACAGGGCACCTGCCTTTGTAGAACAACAACAACCACAAGGCGCACCCAAATATGCTGACTTTCACCGTCCGACGCCTTGTCCTGGCCGTTCCGACGTTGCTGTTCATCAGCCTGGTGATCTTCCTGCTGCTGGAACTGGCCCCCGGCGATCCGATGGCGCAGGTGCCACTGACGGTCCCCCCCGAAGTCAAGGAAAAGATGCGCGAGGCGCTGGGACTGGGGCAACCGCTGCATATCCGGTTCTGGAAATGGATCGTGCAGTTTTTCTGGATCGAACCGCAGGTTCTGATCGATCATTATTTCGGCACCGGTTTTTCGCAGGGCGACCTGCGGGTGATTTCCTGGCAGACCCGCAGCCCGGTCATGGACATCGTGATCCAGCGCATTCCGCAGACCCTGTGGGTGGTCGGGACCGCCTATGTGGTCGCCATCATCATCGCGCTGCCGATCGGCATCTATTCCGCCTACCGCCAGTATTCATGGTTCGACCAGCTCGGCACCTTCGTGTCGATGGTGGGATTCTCGGTCCCGCCGTTTTTTTCCGGCGTGCTGGTGATCGTGATCTTTTCGGTCCAGCTGGGCTGGTTCCCGTCGATCTACGACACCACCCACCAGGTCACCGACTGGGACAGTTTCGTCGTGCAGCTGAAACAGATGATCATGCCGGTGATGGTGCTGGCGCTGCAGATCACCGCGCAATTGTCGCGCTTCATGCGCGCCTCGATGCTGGACAACCTGAACCAGGACTATGTGCGCACCGCCCGCGCCAAGGGGATCAGCGAATACATGGTGGTCATGGTGCATGTGCTGCGCAACTCGATGATCCCGGTAATCACGGTGATCGCGCTGGGGATACCGGCGATCTTCGGCGGCGCGATCATCACCGAGCAGGTGTTCAAGGTGAACGGGATCGGCCAGCTGCTGATCGGCGCGATCCAGGCCAACGACCTGCCGATGGTGCAGACGCTGACCTTTATCTTCGCGGTGCTGATCGTGCTGTTCAACCTGATCGCCGACGTTCTCTATGGCGTGCTCGATCCGAGGATCCGCTATGACTGAGCTGACCACTCCCGGCCCCGCCAACCCGCCGCGCAGCCAGTGGCTGGATGTCTGGGACCAGTTCAAGACCCACAAGGGCGCGCTGATCGGCGGCATCCTGTTCATGGTGATCGTGCTGGCGGTCTATGTCGGCCCCTGGTTCTGGACCATCGACCCGACGCTGATCGACATCCGCGCCCGCAACCAGGCGCCCAGCCTGGCGCATCCCTTCGGCACCGACCAGCTGGGGCGCGACATGCTGGCGCGGATGATGGCCGGCGGCGCGACCTCGGTCTCGGTGGGCATCACCGCGATGCTGCTGGCGCTGTTCCTGGGGTCATTCGTCGGGGTGCTGGCCGGGTATTTCCGGCGCTTCGACGGGCCGCTGATGCGGCTGACCGATCTGTTCCTGGCGCTGCCGCTGCTGCCGCTGCTGCTGGTGATGATGCTGCTGTTCCGCGAACCGCTGAACGCGGCTTTCGGCCCGGAACAGGGGATCTTCATCCTGATCGTCGCCTCGATCGGCATCACCAGCTGGATGCCGACCGCGCGGATCGTGCGCGGCGACGTGCTGGCGCTGAAGGAACGCGAATTCGTGCTGGCCGCCCGGTCGATCGGCACCACCAATTCCAAGATGATCACCCGGCATATCCTGCCCAACGTGCTGTCCCCGATCATGGTCTCGGCGACACTGGGCATCGCCACGGC
This is a stretch of genomic DNA from Pukyongiella litopenaei. It encodes these proteins:
- a CDS encoding peptide ABC transporter substrate-binding protein — encoded protein: MRPKALLLGAVATAALAPAAMAERGSDGNVSIIYWQAPSILNPYLSSGTKDIESASLVIEPLGRYDETGALVPFLAESIPTIENGGVSEDLTSITWKLKEGLKWSDGSAVTSADVKFTADYCMHPEGGCAQLAKFEGVSSVDIVDDLTVKVTFSEPKPVPYGPFMGGQSPIIQAAQFADCLGPKAPECTEANFNPIGTGPFVVDEFKPNDVITMSANPNYRDPDKPAFATLTFKGGGDATAAGRAVMETGEYDYAWNLQLAPEVIAKMAEAGRGTPIAAFGTLVERIELNLTNPSPDLPEGERSTAKAPHPFLSDLKVRKALSMAIDRELLVEIGYGQAGRPTCNVVPAPELYASDNTDCIGQDIAGANALLDEAGVVDTDGDGIREKDGVPLKILYQTSTNAVRQDFQALIKQWWSEIGVETELRNISGSVFFGGDPGSPDTFQRFYADVEMYANNFDGTDPESYLAQRTCDKFPSPDTQWQGENINRYCDPAYDELVAELGRTGELEKRGEIAKKLNDMLTKDSYSMLPLVDRGRVSAHSNTLGGVILNVWDSELWNAADWYRLEGS
- a CDS encoding ABC transporter permease; the protein is MLTFTVRRLVLAVPTLLFISLVIFLLLELAPGDPMAQVPLTVPPEVKEKMREALGLGQPLHIRFWKWIVQFFWIEPQVLIDHYFGTGFSQGDLRVISWQTRSPVMDIVIQRIPQTLWVVGTAYVVAIIIALPIGIYSAYRQYSWFDQLGTFVSMVGFSVPPFFSGVLVIVIFSVQLGWFPSIYDTTHQVTDWDSFVVQLKQMIMPVMVLALQITAQLSRFMRASMLDNLNQDYVRTARAKGISEYMVVMVHVLRNSMIPVITVIALGIPAIFGGAIITEQVFKVNGIGQLLIGAIQANDLPMVQTLTFIFAVLIVLFNLIADVLYGVLDPRIRYD
- a CDS encoding ABC transporter permease, whose translation is MTELTTPGPANPPRSQWLDVWDQFKTHKGALIGGILFMVIVLAVYVGPWFWTIDPTLIDIRARNQAPSLAHPFGTDQLGRDMLARMMAGGATSVSVGITAMLLALFLGSFVGVLAGYFRRFDGPLMRLTDLFLALPLLPLLLVMMLLFREPLNAAFGPEQGIFILIVASIGITSWMPTARIVRGDVLALKEREFVLAARSIGTTNSKMITRHILPNVLSPIMVSATLGIATAIITESALSFLGLGFPPDFPTWGRLLFDATDYLQQYPERVFWPGMAISLTVLSVNYLGDGLRDALDPRIRGR